In Clostridium sporogenes, one genomic interval encodes:
- a CDS encoding TMEM14 family protein translates to MKFNGWNSFEDLARACGYTNSHNDSDNTSETSNDNAKNKSCNMGCCDIPNGFQSLNPQLFVAIGGILGDIVAGSIPSNVQAAIGNWLVLVGQAILTFNSQQIYFQQGPGRYFNPQNYNVDNPFCETTSQNTAQNNSSSKKDKNSSKSKEKNSNSDYNKKSSSKNKIDKINELELRINQLISEVEKIKNEIEK, encoded by the coding sequence ATGAAATTCAATGGATGGAATAGTTTTGAGGATTTAGCGAGAGCTTGTGGATATACTAACTCTCATAATGATAGTGATAATACAAGTGAAACAAGTAACGATAATGCAAAAAATAAATCTTGTAATATGGGATGTTGTGATATACCTAATGGATTTCAATCTTTAAATCCTCAGTTATTCGTTGCAATAGGAGGAATACTTGGAGATATCGTAGCAGGAAGTATCCCTTCTAATGTTCAAGCTGCAATTGGAAATTGGTTAGTGTTAGTTGGTCAGGCAATTCTAACATTTAATTCTCAACAAATATATTTTCAACAAGGACCGGGGAGATATTTTAATCCTCAGAATTATAATGTAGATAATCCATTTTGTGAAACTACTTCCCAAAATACTGCTCAGAATAATAGCTCAAGTAAGAAGGATAAAAATTCAAGCAAAAGTAAAGAAAAAAACTCGAATTCTGATTATAATAAAAAATCATCTAGTAAAAATAAAATTGATAAAATAAATGAGCTAGAGTTACGTAT